Proteins encoded together in one Anopheles darlingi chromosome 3, idAnoDarlMG_H_01, whole genome shotgun sequence window:
- the LOC125956179 gene encoding uncharacterized protein LOC125956179, with protein sequence MDVDYGIAARANGQRNLCPQSIADYHRSNHLVLQGHGGPQVENLQQILFETAIKWIGSCANVIFITRKPLERVSESIRNQYSDLFKKIVFYYTPTFEDALDKLVGLQSWLNPLPDLLIVESLDLLLTDGNEIDPIETLGLTDWIALRQSLFLACLSDTVRVLGGKLKGDCYSIVSFSDSANGCDSTALAMFAREDNIIDTDTIQGPYDILGYLANLEALAINENEEEDCTR encoded by the coding sequence ATGGATGTCGATTATGGGATTGCGGCCAGGGCAAACGGCCAACGAAATCTTTGCCCACAGAGCATCGCGGACTACCACCGATCGAATCATCTCGTTTTGCAGGGACACGGTGGCCCGCAGGTCGAAAATCTACAGCAGATCCTCTTCGAGACGGCCATCAAGTGGATCGGTAGCTGCGCAAACGTTATCTTCATCACACGCAAACCACTGGAGCGCGTATCGGAAAGCATTCGTAATCAGTACAGCGATTTGTTCAAGAAAATCGTTTTCTACTATACTCCGACGTTCGAAGATGCCCTGGATAAGCTGGTAGGATTGCAGAGCTGGCTAAATCCGTTGCCCGACCTGCTGATCGTCGAATCGTTGGACTTGTTGCTGACGGACGGCAATgagatcgatccgatcgaaacGCTAGGCCTTACCGATTGGATCGCTCTCCGACAATCGCTTTTTCTCGCTTGCCTCAGCGATACCGTGCGAGTCCTGGGAGGTAAATTGAAAGGCGATTGCTACAGCATTGTAAGCTTTAGCGACAGCGCCAACGGTTGCGATAGCACAGCACTCGCGATGTTTGCTCGTGAAGATAATATTATTGATACCGATACCATCCAGGGCCCGTACGACATCTTAGGGTACCTTGCGAACCTCGAAGCTCTGGCGATaaacgaaaatgaagaagaggaTTGTACACGATAA